One genomic segment of Bos javanicus breed banteng chromosome 23, ARS-OSU_banteng_1.0, whole genome shotgun sequence includes these proteins:
- the LOC133235980 gene encoding olfactory receptor 11A1-like translates to MQRSTRICHLITAETWMIFMETVSIGNQTITEFVLLGFYVKAELHLLLFIVFTVIYASIILGNMLIIVAVVSSQRLHTPMYFFLANLSFLEILYTSSVVPKMLEGFLQEAAISVAGCLLQFFIFGSLATAECFLLAVMAYDRYLAICYPLRYPLLMGPRWCLGLVVIAWLSGFMVDGLVVALTAQLRFCGRNHIDHFYCDFMPLMSLACSDPSVAQRTTFILSVVCLTVPFGLILTSYGRIVVAVLRVPAGASRRKAFSTCSSHLAVVSTFYGSLMVLYIAPSAVHSQLLTKVFALLYTVVTPVFNPVIYTLRNKEVQQALWRLLYVKQTETIEGGWW, encoded by the coding sequence ATGCAAAGAAGCACTAGAATCTGTCACTTAATCACTGCAGAAACTTGGATGATCTTCATGGAAACGGTCTCCATAGGAAACCAAACGATTACTGAATTTGTCCTTCTTGGTTTCTATGTCAAAGCTGAGCTGCATCTCCTTCTCTTTATTGTGTTCACTGTCATCTATGCGTCCATCATCCTAGGGAACATGCTAATCATTGTGGCGGTGGTTAGCTCTCAGAGGCTCCACAcacccatgtatttcttcctggctAATCTGTCCTTCCTGGAGATCCTCTATACTTCCTCAGTGGTGCCCAAGATGTTGGAGGGCTTCTTGCAGGAGGCGGCCATCTCTGTGGCTGGTTGCTTGCTCCAGTTCTTTATCTTTGGTTCTTTAGCCACTGCTGAGTGCTTCCTACTGGCTGTCATGGCATATGATCGCTACCTGGCCATCTGCTACCCGCTCCGCTACCCTCTCCTGATGGGACCCAGATGGTGTTTGGGGCTGGTGGTCATAGCGTGGCTCTCTGGCTTCATGGTAGATGGACTGGTTGTAGCCCTCACAGCCCAACTGAGATTCTGTGGCCGCAACCACATTGACCACTTTTACTGTGATTTCATGCCTTTAATGAGCCTGGCCTGCTCAGATCCCAGTGTAGCCCAGAGGACAACATTCATTCTGTCTGTGGTCTGCCTCACTGTTCCCTTTGGACTGATTCTGACATCTTATGGCCGGATCGTGGTGGCTGTGCTGAGAGTTCCTGCTGGGGCCAGCAGAAGGAAGGCTTTCTCTACATGTTCCTCCCACCTAGCTGTAGTGTCCACATTCTATGGCTCTCTCATGGTCTTGTACATTGCGCCCTCTGCTGTCCACTCCCAGCTCCTCACTAAGGTCTTTGCCCTGCTCTACACTGTGGTCACTCCTGTGTTCAATCCTGTGATTTATACTCTGAGGAATAAGGAAGTTCAACAGGCACTATGGAGGCTTCTGTATGTTAAGCAAACTGAAACGATTGAAGGAGGATGGTGGTAA
- the LOC133235887 gene encoding olfactory receptor 1361-like, with amino-acid sequence MNCSKNPDFVLSGLSSDPDKPQLLFGLFLALYLLSLIGNLLLLLAIGADIHLHTPMYFFLSQLSLVDLCSTTTTAPKMLETLWTSSGLISFSECLAQLYFFAVFANMDNLLLTAMAIDRYAAICHPLHYALLMTPCRCGLLVGGSWGVAHSDSLIQTLMLTQLSFYTNLEIPHFFCDFKPLLRFSCSDTHLNEDLMMVLTGLLGISPLLCIISSYAHIFLAVARIPSAQGKKKALATCSSHLSMVILFYISVFATYLKSPSASHASGELGAAIMYALVTPTLNPFIYSLRNKDVKSSLKRILSVKSSWD; translated from the coding sequence ATGAACTGCAGCAAGAACCCTGACTTTGTCCTCTCAGGACTGTCCAGTGACCCAGACAAACCACAGCTCCTCTTTGGTCTCTTCCTGGCCCTCTACTTGCTGAGTCTCATAGGAAACTTGCTACTGCTGCTGGCTATTGGCGCTGACatccacctccacacccccatgtacttcttcctcagccaGCTCTCCCTGGTCGACCTCTGCTCTACTACCACCACAGCCCCCAAAATGCTGGAGACTTTGTGGACCAGCAGCGGATTGATCTCCTTCTCTGAGTGCCTGGCCCAATTATATTTCTTCGCAGTTTTTGCTAACATGGACAACCTGCTTTTGACTGCCATGGCTATCGACCGCTATGCTGCCATCTGCCATCCCCTGCACTATGCACTCCTAATGACTCCTTGCAGATGTGGGCTGCTGGTGGGTGGGTCATGGGGAGTGGCCCACTCCGACTCTTTGATCCAAACCTTGATGCTAACTCAACTATCATTCTATACTAATCTAGAGATTCCTCACTTTTTTTGTGATTTCAAACCACTCTTAAGGTTTTCCTGCTCTGATACCCACCTCAATGAGGACCTGATGATGGTTCTGACAGGACTCTTAGGAATCAGCCCTCTCCTCTGCATCATAAGCTCCTATGCCCATATTTTCCTTGCTGTAGCTCGGATCCCATCAGCACAAGGTAAAAAGAAAGCCCTGGCCACATGCAGCTCCCACCTCTCCATGGTCATCCTCTTCTACATCTCAGTCTTTGCCACCTACCTGAAGTCCCCATCAGCTTCTCATGCCTCTGGGGAGCTGGGTGCTGCTATCATGTATGCCCTGGTAACTCCCACTCTCAATCCTTTCATTTATAGTCTAAGAAATAAGGATGTGAAGAGTTCCCTGAAAAGGATTCTGAGTGTGAAAAGTTCTTGGGATTAA
- the LOC133235888 gene encoding olfactory receptor 12D1-like has translation MMNRTSVTEFLLLPVTDIQVLQPVLFLIFLATYIVNVAGNAAILMVVISDPRLHSPMYFFLGNLSCLDICYSTVTLPKMLENFLSTHKAISFLGCISQLHFFHFLGSTESMLLAVMGFDRFVAICKPLRYPLFMSHQVCVQMAITVWIIGFFHALLHSVMTSRLNFCGSNHIHHLFCDVKPLLELACGNTELNEWLLNTVTGTFAIGPFFLTLLSYSYIIIYLFFKTHSCSMLHKALSTCVSHFMVVVLFYAPVVFTYIRPATGSSVEQERIIAIMYSVVTPVLNPMIYTLRNKEVKGALRRATSRRF, from the coding sequence ATGATGAATCGAACATCAGTCACTGAATTTCTCCTCCTGCCAGTGACagacatccaagtactgcagcctgttcttttcctgattttcctTGCAACTTACATTGTCAATGTGGCTGGGAATGCAGCCATCCTGATGGTGGTCATCTCTGATCCAAGACTTCATTctcctatgtattttttcctgggaaaccTGTCATGTCTAGATATCTGCTACTCCACAGTGACTCTGCCAAAGATGCTGGAGAACTTCCTCTCTACACACAAAGCAATTTCTTTCTTGGGCTGCATAAGCCAGCTTCATTTCTTCCACTTCCTGGGCAGCACAGAGTCCATGTTGCTGGCCGTGATGGGTTTTGACCGCTTTGTGGCTATCTGCAAACCACTTCGTTACCCCCTTTTCATGAGTCATCAGGTCTGTGTCCAGATGGCTATCACTGTCTGGATTATTGGGTTTTTCCATGCCCTGCTGCACTCAGTAATGACATCTCGCTTAAACTTCTGTGGTTCCAACCATATCCATCACCTCTTCTGTGATGTTAAGCCATTGTTGGAGTTGGCCTGCGGGAACACTGAGCTCAATGAGTGGCTGCTCAATACTGTCACTGGGACCTTTGCCATTGGCCCATTTTTTCTAACACTTCTATCTTATTCCTACATTATTATCTATCTTTTTTTCAAGACCCATTCTTGCAGCATGCTCCATAAAGCACTGTCTACTTGTGTCTCCCACTTCATGGTAGTTGTTCTTTTCTATGCTCCCGTAGTTTTCACTTATATTCGTCCTGCCACAGGTAGCTCTGTGGAGCAGGAACGGATCATTGCCATTATGTACAGCGTGGTCACTCCTGTGCTAAATCCAATGATCTATACTTTGAGGAACAAGGAAGTGAAGGGGGCCTTGAGGAGAGCGACCAGTAGAAGATTCTGA